Proteins co-encoded in one Candidatus Cloacimonas sp. genomic window:
- the dxs gene encoding 1-deoxy-D-xylulose-5-phosphate synthase, producing the protein MILEQITEPKQIKELSVSELKTLAKEVRTRIVQVVSKTGGHLAPSLGTVDLTIALLYLFDPLTDRIVWDVGHQAYSWKILTGRNAQFDTLRQYKGISGFTNRDESPYDAFTTGHSSTSVSAALGITCARDLNNEQGHCLAVIGDGALTGGMSFEALNYGGHLQKDKFIVILNDNEMSISKNVGGLQKYMARMLASKSYNVLKKQVWDFSHTLPANIRRNFIYGAQKLEESMMNILVPNIIFEDLGFKYVGPIDGHDIEQLLKIIKRVKNFMVGPVLIHIVTQKGKGYPPAEKDSALFHGTGPFDLKTGKQISSGKQSWSDLMGSTLVTLAQKDPKIVAITAAMTAGTGLSKFEETFPDRFFDVGIAEQHSVTLAAGMSTKGLKPFVAIYSTFLQRALDQIIHDVALPRLPVVFCIDRAGLVGEDGATHHGAFDLSFLSFVPNMIILTPSTAEELVAMLTWAAKYKEGPVAIRYPRGTVIPASVHQTLTDFNPFPAIIHSKEGNIALIACGDAFFTAEEVHNLLAKDKIPSQLVQLLSVKPLDENTLLQVASNCKYIFTFESNAVIGGMGARIAQLLATEKVTVINFGYPDRFIAQGKISELLEEIGFTAPRLYEKIIQMLK; encoded by the coding sequence ATGATTTTAGAACAAATAACCGAGCCGAAACAGATTAAAGAACTATCTGTAAGCGAACTGAAAACTCTGGCGAAGGAAGTTCGCACCCGCATTGTGCAAGTTGTTTCTAAAACAGGAGGTCATTTAGCTCCCAGTTTGGGAACGGTAGATCTTACCATTGCTTTGCTCTATCTGTTTGATCCTTTAACCGATAGAATTGTTTGGGATGTAGGGCATCAGGCATACAGCTGGAAAATTTTAACCGGACGCAATGCTCAGTTTGATACTTTAAGGCAGTATAAAGGTATCAGTGGTTTTACCAATCGGGACGAAAGTCCTTATGATGCTTTTACTACCGGTCATAGCAGCACTTCCGTTTCCGCCGCTTTAGGAATTACCTGTGCCAGGGATTTGAATAATGAACAGGGTCATTGCCTTGCCGTGATTGGTGATGGAGCTTTAACCGGAGGCATGAGTTTTGAGGCATTAAATTACGGTGGGCACCTGCAAAAGGATAAATTCATCGTTATCTTAAATGATAACGAAATGTCCATCTCTAAAAATGTAGGCGGTTTGCAGAAATATATGGCTCGGATGCTTGCCAGTAAATCTTATAATGTCCTTAAAAAGCAGGTTTGGGATTTCAGTCATACTTTACCAGCTAATATTCGGCGCAATTTTATTTACGGAGCCCAAAAGCTGGAAGAATCAATGATGAATATCCTGGTGCCCAACATTATTTTTGAAGACCTGGGCTTTAAATATGTAGGTCCTATAGATGGTCATGATATAGAGCAGCTCCTGAAGATTATCAAAAGAGTAAAGAATTTTATGGTGGGTCCTGTCCTGATCCATATTGTTACCCAAAAAGGTAAGGGCTATCCTCCTGCAGAAAAGGACTCTGCTCTTTTTCATGGAACAGGACCTTTTGATTTAAAAACAGGCAAACAAATCAGTAGCGGAAAACAAAGTTGGAGTGACCTGATGGGCTCAACCCTGGTCACTTTAGCCCAAAAAGATCCTAAAATTGTGGCAATTACAGCTGCTATGACTGCCGGAACAGGATTGAGCAAATTTGAAGAGACCTTTCCCGACCGCTTTTTTGATGTCGGCATTGCTGAACAGCATTCCGTAACTTTGGCAGCAGGAATGTCCACGAAGGGATTAAAACCTTTTGTGGCAATCTATTCCACTTTTCTCCAGCGTGCCTTAGACCAGATTATTCACGATGTTGCTTTACCCCGATTACCCGTTGTTTTTTGCATTGATAGAGCTGGTCTTGTAGGTGAAGATGGAGCTACGCATCACGGTGCTTTTGATCTTTCTTTTTTAAGCTTTGTTCCCAATATGATTATTTTAACTCCTTCCACCGCAGAAGAACTTGTGGCAATGCTTACCTGGGCTGCAAAATATAAAGAGGGTCCCGTGGCTATTCGTTATCCACGGGGAACTGTAATTCCTGCTTCTGTTCATCAAACATTAACCGATTTTAATCCCTTTCCTGCCATAATTCACTCCAAGGAAGGGAATATTGCCTTAATTGCTTGCGGAGATGCTTTTTTTACAGCTGAGGAAGTGCATAATTTGCTGGCTAAAGATAAGATACCTTCACAGCTGGTACAATTGCTCTCTGTAAAACCCTTGGATGAAAATACCCTTCTGCAAGTGGCTTCTAACTGCAAATACATTTTCACTTTTGAAAGTAATGCTGTTATTGGAGGAATGGGAGCACGCATAGCTCAATTATTAGCTACTGAAAAGGTTACAGTTATCAATTTTGGCTATCCCGATCGCTTTATTGCCCAAGGAAAAATATCGGAACTTCTTGAAGAAATCGGTTTTACAGCTCCCCGGCTGTATGAAAAGATAATCCAGATGCTTAAATGA
- a CDS encoding VWA domain-containing protein: MFQLSFLNATFLFFAAAVIIPLLIWLLAKKKPLKIVFPTLRFIKLSKEQEKSRSKLKNILLLIIRMLIILLVVLAVARPMLSSPKLKPSGKHPPTAIAILIDTSYSMDYAERGKSSLQYAKEALQKINAKANPDDRLIPISSDENWNLLHSQIYAGSLPETLIGQLKITFSPLTLEEMLAQAETKLAESQMPNREIYLITDLRIPPAELKTSVPIALIPVPETVDYENLAVISANALPQLVEKHNQQLIQFTVANYGETERKDVLVKAVVNDIKLAEKFLSVPAQSTVIETIPIELRSDGWQSGYIEVNDERQITDNRCYFAFPYYSKPRVTVITRNGSLPAILSTILKVYSASSFQIISADALSISDLDKAQLFVVYDCGALTSRLREVFTNLQNRKKGILFCLGDNLSADLKSYLNNSFGIEIKERTQKAITIDNLNAHHYISSLISGKALKNTTLSDYWQAVNKNAGVLISAQNIPLAVVNEKQSLWLWNIASENNPFFIDPAFPVLAFRTLDYLAGSEIPETNNKIGQVLIFDKLQLPTGEIISNRRYLATEPGIYIFEPNTPRSYAMAINIDYSDSETRTNLPKGIKNLGDKWEDKLFFSRLGHDLWKILLAIAFALMILEIIIVKTEETRAK, from the coding sequence TTGTTTCAGCTTTCCTTTTTAAATGCTACTTTCCTCTTTTTTGCAGCAGCCGTAATAATCCCGTTGCTAATCTGGCTGCTGGCTAAGAAAAAACCGCTGAAGATTGTTTTCCCAACTTTGAGGTTTATAAAACTAAGCAAAGAACAGGAAAAAAGCCGCAGTAAACTGAAAAACATTCTTTTACTGATTATCAGGATGTTGATTATTCTGCTGGTTGTTTTAGCAGTTGCGCGTCCAATGCTTTCTTCTCCGAAACTAAAACCCTCAGGTAAACATCCTCCTACGGCAATTGCTATTTTGATAGATACTTCTTACAGTATGGATTATGCTGAAAGAGGAAAAAGTTCCTTGCAATATGCCAAAGAGGCATTGCAAAAAATAAATGCCAAAGCCAATCCGGATGACCGTTTGATACCAATTAGTTCCGATGAAAACTGGAACCTCCTGCATAGCCAAATTTATGCCGGTTCTTTGCCTGAAACGCTTATCGGGCAGTTAAAAATCACTTTCAGTCCTCTCACTTTGGAAGAAATGCTGGCGCAAGCAGAAACCAAACTTGCCGAAAGTCAAATGCCCAATCGTGAGATTTATCTTATCACCGATTTAAGAATTCCCCCTGCAGAGCTGAAAACCAGTGTTCCCATTGCTCTTATTCCCGTTCCGGAAACAGTGGACTATGAAAACCTGGCAGTTATATCTGCCAATGCCTTACCCCAATTGGTGGAAAAACATAATCAACAGCTGATTCAATTCACAGTTGCCAATTATGGAGAAACCGAACGCAAAGATGTGCTTGTAAAGGCAGTGGTAAACGATATCAAACTGGCAGAAAAATTTCTCTCCGTTCCTGCTCAAAGCACAGTTATTGAAACCATCCCGATTGAACTTCGCTCTGATGGATGGCAGAGTGGCTATATTGAAGTTAACGATGAACGCCAAATAACGGATAACCGTTGTTATTTTGCTTTTCCTTATTATAGTAAACCTCGGGTTACGGTTATTACTCGCAACGGCAGCTTGCCTGCTATTCTTTCTACAATCTTAAAGGTTTATAGCGCTTCCTCTTTTCAAATCATCTCTGCTGATGCTCTTTCAATAAGTGACCTGGATAAAGCGCAACTTTTTGTCGTTTACGATTGCGGAGCTTTAACTTCCCGCTTACGCGAGGTCTTTACCAACCTCCAAAACCGGAAAAAAGGTATTCTTTTTTGCCTGGGAGATAATCTCTCTGCCGATTTGAAGTCCTATCTGAACAACAGTTTCGGCATTGAAATTAAAGAACGCACGCAAAAGGCAATCACTATAGATAACCTGAATGCTCATCACTATATCAGCTCTCTCATTTCGGGAAAAGCACTTAAAAATACTACCCTCAGCGACTACTGGCAAGCGGTTAATAAGAATGCCGGAGTGCTGATTTCAGCCCAAAACATTCCTCTGGCGGTTGTTAATGAAAAACAGTCCCTCTGGCTTTGGAATATTGCCTCGGAAAACAATCCTTTCTTTATTGACCCCGCGTTTCCGGTTCTGGCTTTCCGCACTTTGGATTATCTTGCCGGTTCGGAAATTCCGGAAACAAATAATAAAATCGGGCAAGTGCTTATATTTGATAAATTACAGCTGCCTACAGGAGAAATTATCTCCAACCGCCGTTATTTGGCTACGGAACCAGGAATTTATATTTTTGAGCCGAATACGCCTCGCAGTTATGCAATGGCAATTAACATTGACTATAGCGATTCCGAAACCAGAACTAATCTCCCTAAAGGGATAAAAAACTTAGGGGATAAATGGGAGGATAAACTTTTCTTTTCACGCCTGGGTCATGACCTCTGGAAAATTTTACTTGCCATTGCCTTCGCTTTAATGATTTTGGAAATTATTATCGTGAAGACAGAAGAAACAAGGGCAAAATAG